Sequence from the Gemmatimonas sp. genome:
GCACGGGGTTGCCGGGTTCAATGGTGTGGTCGGGCAGAGCCCACCACCAGAGTCCCGCACCCACCACCCGAAACCGATCGTTTCGTGACCAAGACCGCGCTCATCACCGGCATTACCGGCCAGGACGGCTCCTACCTCGCCGAACTGCTGCTCGACAAGGGGTATCGCGTGGTGGGGGTCGTGCGCCGCTCGTCCACCACGCCGTACGAACGCATTGCGCATCTCGTCGATCGCATTGAGCTCGTCTCTGCCGATCTCCTCGACCAGACCTCGCTCACCGACGTTGTCCAGAGCACCGCGCCCGACGAGATCTACAACCTCGCCGCGCAGAGTTTCGTGCAGACCTCGTGGAACCAACCGGTCCTCACCGGCGAGTTCACGGCGCTGGGGGTCACCCGCATGCTCGAGGCCCTGCGCAAGGCGGCGCCCCGGGCGCGCTTCTATCAGGCCAGCTCGAGCGAACAGTTCGGCAAGGTGGTGGAAACCCCCCAGCGGGAAAGCACGCCATTCTATCCGCGCTCCCCGTACGGCGTCGCCAAGGTCTACGGACACTGGATCACGGTCAACTATCGCGAAAGCTTCGATCTCTTCGCGGTGAGCGGCATTCTGTTCAATCACGAGTCGCCGCGTCGCGGTCTCGAATTCGTCACGCGCAAGATCTCCGATGGCGTGGCCCGCATCAAGCTCGGCCTGCAGCGCGAACTGCGCCTCGGCAATCTCGATGCCCGCCGCGACTGGGGCTTTGCCGGCGACTACGTCGAAGCCATGTGGCGCATGCTGCAGCTGGAGACGCCCGATGACTTCGTCATCGGCACCGGTGACACCTATTCGGTGCGCGAATTCTGCGACGCCGCCTTCGGTGCCGTGGGGTTGGATTACCGCGAGTTCGTCGTGCAGGACGAGCGCTTCTTCCGCCCCGCCGAAGTCGACCTGCTGGTGGCCGATCCGGCCAAGGCCAAGACCGTGCTGGAATGGACGCCGCGTGTCGGCTTCCGGCAGCTCGTCGAGATGATGGTCGAAGCCGATCTGGCGCGTTATCACCGTCACGCCTAGCCAGCCCCCGCGTGGACGCTCGTCAGGGTGACCGCATGCCGACCGTGGCGCTGCCGAGTGATCGGGCCCTCGGGCGCGTCCTCGTGACCGGCGCCGCGGGCTTCGTGGGGCAGTGGCTGCTTCCCGCGCTGCGGGCTCAGGGAGCGGAGGTGTTCGCGCTGGCCATGCCCTCGGACGCCCGCGACACGGGCACCGGCGCGGCGCTTCCCGACCACGGCGCCACGTGGTTCGTGGGCGACCTGCGCCACGATGACTATGTGCAACGCGTGGTGGACGCGACCCGGCCGAACACGGTGCTGCATCTGGCGGCCATCTCCCACCTGCCCACCGCCGCGGCCGATCCGGCCACCGCCTGGGATGTGAACGTCACGGCAACGGCGCGACTCCTCCACCAGCTCGACCGTCAGCGCGAGCGAAGCGGGGTGGACCCCCTCGTGCTCATCGTGGGAAGCGCCGAACAGTATGGCCGGCACGACTCACACGTGATGCCGTTGTGCGAGGAGGCGGTCCAGGCGCCGCGAACCGTGTATGCGGCCACCAAGGCGGCGCAGGAGCTGCTCGCGCTCCAGGTCTGGCGCGCCACGCGACTGCCCGTGGTCATTGCCCGCAGCTTCAATCACAGTGGGGCCGGGCAGCCCCCGCGCTTCGTACTGCCGGCGCTGGTGCAGCGCGCCCGGGCGTTGGCCAGTGCGCCGGCGGGGACGCCCATGCTGGTGGGGAATCGCTCACCGGTTCGCGACTTCCTGCATGTAAGTGACGTCGTGGCTGCGTATATTTCCCTCTGTCAGCGGGGCACGCCCGGCGAGGCGTACAACGTGGCCAGCGGTACCGGATGGTCGGTGCAGCAACTCCTCGATCTGGTGAGCGCACGCACGGGCACGCGTGCCGTTCCCACCGAGGACCCCGCGCTGGTCCGACCGGTTGACGTCCCCGTGCTCATCGGGGATCCGCGAAAGCTGCAGCACGCCACCGGATGGCGCGCGCAGCGTTCACTCGACGACATCATCGAAGACCTCCTCCATGCCGAGACGTTCTGACCTGCACCGGATTCTCGTGATCGGCTCTGGCCCGATCGTGATCGGGCAGGCTGCTGAATTCGATTACTCCGGAACGCAGGCCACCAAGGCGCTGCGCGAGGAGGGCTACGAAGTCATTCTGGTGAACTCCAATCCGGCCACGATCATGACCGATCCGGAGTTCGCCGACCGTACCTACATCGAGCCGGTCACCGCGGAGTTCGTCGAGAAGATCATCGCCAAGGAGCGCCCCGATGCGGTGCTCCCCACCATGGGCGGACAGACGGCCCTCAACGTGGCGCTCAAACTGTACGACGACGGCGTGCTCGATCGCTATGGCTGCGAGCTCATCGGTGCCAACGCCCGCGCGATTCGCGTGGCCGAAGACCGCAAGCTCTTCGCCGACGCCATGGAGAAGATCGGGCTCAAGTGCCCGACCGGCACGACCGTCACGACCATCGACGAGGCACTCGCGGCGGTCGAGAACACCGGCTTCCCCGCCATCATTCGCCCGTCGTTCACCCTCGGCGGCACCGGCGGCGGCATCGCC
This genomic interval carries:
- the gmd gene encoding GDP-mannose 4,6-dehydratase; translation: MTKTALITGITGQDGSYLAELLLDKGYRVVGVVRRSSTTPYERIAHLVDRIELVSADLLDQTSLTDVVQSTAPDEIYNLAAQSFVQTSWNQPVLTGEFTALGVTRMLEALRKAAPRARFYQASSSEQFGKVVETPQRESTPFYPRSPYGVAKVYGHWITVNYRESFDLFAVSGILFNHESPRRGLEFVTRKISDGVARIKLGLQRELRLGNLDARRDWGFAGDYVEAMWRMLQLETPDDFVIGTGDTYSVREFCDAAFGAVGLDYREFVVQDERFFRPAEVDLLVADPAKAKTVLEWTPRVGFRQLVEMMVEADLARYHRHA
- a CDS encoding GDP-mannose 4,6-dehydratase, which gives rise to MDARQGDRMPTVALPSDRALGRVLVTGAAGFVGQWLLPALRAQGAEVFALAMPSDARDTGTGAALPDHGATWFVGDLRHDDYVQRVVDATRPNTVLHLAAISHLPTAAADPATAWDVNVTATARLLHQLDRQRERSGVDPLVLIVGSAEQYGRHDSHVMPLCEEAVQAPRTVYAATKAAQELLALQVWRATRLPVVIARSFNHSGAGQPPRFVLPALVQRARALASAPAGTPMLVGNRSPVRDFLHVSDVVAAYISLCQRGTPGEAYNVASGTGWSVQQLLDLVSARTGTRAVPTEDPALVRPVDVPVLIGDPRKLQHATGWRAQRSLDDIIEDLLHAETF